aaaactatgcccgaaccggcacgcccagatcacagggaaggacgcctatgccagaacgccggcgaCTAAATAGCTTAATAAATGTTtgatgcaatgacttaaatgaaatttagtatgtgatcatATGACTACAGCTGTAGTTCTGTGCAAAAGTTTGGTTTCTAATCGTTGAGAAAAAGGTTACtttaaaacacatattcgattcTCGGATACTTGTGTTTTAGCCGCATATCAAGGATTAATCATCAAAGATTGctggtagattcagtaaaaaaaaactgtattcaaACCAATCTGTTTTTCGTTATGATTGATTATGATTCGTATTCGTTGTCTCACCCCTCGTCGACAATTTGGGAGATGGGGATAACAGCTTTATTAGACAGCGTGCGAAAATTCTTTGGGGACTCCATATTTTACACATAGATTTTTGTAATGATCCTCCACCATATACACCCGTGGTTTTCTCGGCTCTGGCTAAAAATACTGCATCGGAAATGCGTCTGTGGTTCTAACAACCCTCTCCTTTTTGAAGATTGAGTCACCAGTACAAAAAGTAATACctaaatacataattttgaaaagtacaaaaaaaaatcctacagaTTTAGTAAGAAAATAAAGTGAAAGAAAGCGAACAGCAAAcagtgaaattaataattaaataaataaaaatatcagttttctccaaaaaatattagtttagaaAGCTAGAAATCCTTcaattcttttcttgaaaattgatttataattaaaatcccggcctattaacattttattagttAGTAAATgactttttatgaatatttcgcGCTTTTTCTTAACTATTAGTAGAAAAACATCAAAAGCACtgcaagaatttttaagaatagaaGAGCACCTGAAGGAAACGTCCTTGATAAGTTCTCAATCATACTAGCTTTACACCTATTGAATAAGtaataatgctttatttcttaaaaaatattgggagaaatatatgtgaaaatttaaaaagaataaaaaattacttttttttccatttttgatgcatgatttaaaaaaaaaaaagattatttgtcATCTTCTCAAAGTTTTTCTCTATTTCTTTCTAGATTTGCAGCATTTTCCTACTGCTCACTGTATCAAATCTGACAGCTGGACAATTTAGAGGACGTGGCAGTGCTAGCGGAAGTGGTGCAATCAGTGGCAGTATTGCCGGGGGAGGAGGGCTTGGATTAGCCGGCAAAGGTGGAGCTGCAGGAGCAATTGGTGCTGCAGGAGGTATTGAATGTCGTGGACCTAATTGTGGCGCAGGTGCAGCAGGAGGTATTGAATGTCGCGGACCTAATTGTGGTGCCGGTGCTGGTGCTGCTGGTGGCATTGAATGTCGCGGTCCTAATTGTGGTGCCGGTGCTGGTGCTGCAGGTGGCATTGAATGTCGCGGTCCTAATTGCGGTGCCGGTGCTGGTGCTGCAGGTGGCATTGAATGTCGCGGTCCAAATTGTGGTGCTGCAGGTGGTATTGAATGTCGCGGTCCAAATTGTGGTGCCGGTGCTGGCGCTGCAGGAGGTATTGAATGTCGCCGACCTAATTGTGGCGCAGGTGCAGCAGGAGGTATTGAATGTCGCGGACCTAATTGTGGTGAAGGTGCTGGTGCTGCAGGTGGCATTGAATGTCGCGGTCCTAATTGTGGTGCCGGTGCTGGTGCTGCTGGTGGCATTGAATGTCGCGGTCCTAATTGTGGTGACGGTGCTGGTGCTGCAGGTGGTATTGAATGTCGCGGTCCTAATTGCGGTGCCGGTGCTGGTGCTGCAGGTGGCATTGAATGTCGCGGTCCAAATTGTGGTGCTGCAGGTGGTATTGAATGTCGCGGTCCAAATTGTGGCGCCGGTGCTGGTGCTGCAGGAGGTATTGAATGTCGCGGACCTAATTGTGGCGCAGGTACGGCAGGAGGTATTGAATGTCGCGGACCTAATTGTGGTGCCGGTGCTGGTGCTGCTGGTGGCATTGAATGTCGCGGTCCTAATTGTGGTTACGGTGCTGGTGCTGCAGGAGGTATTGAATGTCGAGGACCTAATTGTGGTGCAGGTGCAGCAGGAGGTATTGAATGTCGCAGACCTAATTGTGGTGCCGGTGCAGCAGGAGGTATTGAATGTCGCGGACCAAATTGTGGTGCCGGTGCTGGTGCTTCAGGTGGTATTGAATGTCGCGGTCCTAATTGTGGTGCTGCAGATGTCATTGAATGTCGCGGTCCTAATTGTGGTGCCGGTGCTGGTGCTGCAGGTGGTATTGAATGTCGCGGTTCTAATTGTGGTGCTGCAGATGTCATTGAATGTCGCGGTCCTAATTGTGGTGCCGGTGCTGGTGCTGCTGGTGGCATTGAATGTCGCGGTCCTAATTGTGGTGCCGGTGCTGGTGCTGCAGGAGGTATTGAATGTCGCGGACCTAATTGTGGCGCAGGTGCAGCAGGTGGTATTGAATGTCGCGGACCTAATTGTGGTGAAGGTGCTGGTGCTGCAGGTGGTATTGAATGTCGCGGACCTAATTGTGGTGCCAGTGCTGGGGTTGCAGGGGCCATTGAATGTCGCGGACCTAACTGCAGTGCTGGTTCAGGTGGAGGAATAGAATGCAGATCACCTGGATGTAGTGTTGGCATTGCTGGTTCAGCAGGTGCTGCAGGGAGTGGAAGTATAGGAGGCAGTGCTAGTGGAGCTATTGGAGGTTCAATTAAAGGAGGAAGCAGTGGAAGTGCTGGATTAAGCGGTAGTGGTAAATCGTATTGAGGAAGATGATGAAAAACATTAATCTTCTCTGAGGTAGGACATGATCGGTAGTTCTTTTaacattgataatttaattattttatttctaatagtaAAGATGAAGTATTTGTAGATGTATTTGTgagtttatttgtttaattagtatatGATAAATGAAACCAATTATaggttgattataattaaagttccgaATTTAAATATGCTGCAAAAAAGAGTCGCAGGTCAGATTGacttcaaatttgaatttaatatacttgaaaaaaaaagaaatcgcaaGTCGTATAAAAAAGTTCCAATGTGTCTCAATATATAGCGCTGTACGTGGCATAATGATAGTGGATTCGGCTACAAAtcacattttgaatcaaaatatgaCTGCTTTGGCATGAGATGCACATTAAACTAGCTGCctgatttttaaatgtatatatattttttgtttgttttgtttttttgagaataaaacaTGACTTTCAAGTCACTTAACAGTTGTGCCACCGTGAGAGGCAATTCCATCCATCACGGCAaggttctattattttttatgggaaaaatatttttaataatcctttGTCCAAAAACagcataaaaagtaaataatgatcCGGTTTTTAATTGACCTTGTTCCAAAAATCCgtataaaaaatcataatgataTGATTTTTAACTGCCCTTACGCCAACAACTGCATAaaaagcaacaatgaaaatgCCTGTTAATTATCGCTACACTTGCACAAGAAATACTCAATATGCTGTCTTTCATTTTCAACCACAATTTGAAACCAATAATCAACGTGTTCCACAACACACATGTGTATCTCAAGGGTCCTATTTTTAATATGTTGCGTAATTCTCGCCTTCAATACAGCAAAATTTGGAATTGGATCAATGAGCACAACAGTTTTGAGATAACTCTACAGTCAAAATTGAAAAGGATTGTGGTCCTGTGATCTTGAAGGTCAGGTTGCTGAAAAATGACAGTTGATTATtctgtaaattttgaaatgccCTCCTGAGCAGTTGCAAAACTGGCTTTACAACGCTCGTAGGAGCGCCATCTTGTATGAAAATGTTTCTGCTGAAATGTTAAAATGACCTATTTGCACAAAagattctcattttatttaacattgacGATGCAAGTAACGGGACTCGCAGGATCCACCTCCTAAAATAGCTCTACAATAAATGATGCCGCCAAGCCATACTACTCAGTTACCTTTGCAGAATGAAACTGTATTGATGCATGTGGGAATGTATTTCACATTGTTCCATATCCTGGAATTTTATGTGTTGACTAAGCTTTGGAAGTAGAAAATGAGTTTCGTCAGTCCAAAAGATGTTCCACGGCCATTCATTATCCACTTCCAGACGAGAAAGAAATTCGAGACTACTTTATACACTTTTGGTATGTCTTATTGGTAACTCAGCAAGAAGCAACTCGTAGGTAATTTTGTATGGATAGCAACGCAGGATGTTCCCCGATCTTCAGACATGTATAAAGATCCTGCAATTACACGTGCATTGCACATTTGCACACCACTGCTCGTCTCTTCCTGTAATACCGTGTCCACACTTTCTATTGATGTCGAAGTATTTCATTTCCTCCCTCCCCCTGATTTCACTTCAAAAGAACCTGTCTTCCCGAATTTCTTAGCCGTTTTTTCAGACCCTTATCACATTGGATCACGGCCtcttttcctaatatttaatGATCATAATTTTGTTAAAGGTACTATCGCAGTCTCCATTCTTGTAAAGACAAGCTGGACAAGGAGAACACCACGCACCTCgcgttttgataataaatgcaaTGTGTCATGCGCATGagtgtattttaatttcatactatGCTATTTACAGCATCAACTATTGACAGACacactttggaattatttttgttttcttatgccATATCCCATCTCCATTCTGCTCGTCTCTTCCTGTAATACCGTGTCCACACTTTCTATTGATGTCGAAGTATTTCATTTCCTCCCTCCCCCTGATTTCACTTCAAAAGAACCTGTCTTCCCGAATTTCTTAGCCGTTTTTTCAGACCCTTATCACATTGGATCACGGCCtcttttcctaatatttaatGATCATAATTTTGTTAAAGGTACTATCGCAGTCTCCATTCTTGTAAAGACAAGCTGGACAAGGAGAACACCACGCACTTCgcgttttgataataaatgcaaTGTGTCATGCGCATGAgtgtattttaatttgcatactaTGCTATTTACAGCATCAACTATTGACAGACacactttggaattatttttgttttcttatgccATATCCCATCTCCATTCTGCTCGTCTCTTCCTGTAATACCGTGTCCACACTTTCTATTGATGTCGAAGTATTTAATTTCCTCCCTCCCCCTGATTTCACTTCAAAAGAACCTGTCTTCCCGAATTTCTTAGCCGTTTTTTCAGACCCTTATCACATTGGATCACGGCCtcttttcctaatatttaatGATCATAATTTTGTTATATGTACTATCGCAGTCTCCATTCTTGTAAAGACAAGCTGGACAAGGAGAACACCACGCACCTCgcgttttgataataaatgcaaTGTGTCATGCGCATGAgtgtattttaatttgcatactaTGCTATTTACAGCATCAACTATTGACAGACacactttggaattatttttgttttcttatgccATATCCCATCTCCATTCTGCTCGTCTCTTCCTGTAATACCGTGTCCACACTTTCTATTGATGTCGAAGTATTTCATTTCCTCCCTCCCCCTGATTTCACTTCAAAAGAACCTGTCTTCCCGAATTTCTTAGCCGTTTTTTCAGACCCTTATCACATTGGATCACGACCtcttttcctaatatttaatGATCATAATTTTGTTAAAGGTACTATCGCAGTCTCCATTCTTGTAAAGACAAGCTGGACAAGGAGAACACCACGCACTTCgcgttttgataataaatgcaaTGTGTCATGCGCATGAgtgtattttaatttgcatactaTGCTATTTACAGCATCAACTATTGACAGACacactttggaattatttttgttttcttatgccATATCCCATCTCCATTCTGCTCGTCTCTTCCTGCAATACCGTGTCCACACTTTCTATTGATGTCGAAGTATTTCATTTCCTCCCTCCCCCTGATTTCACTTCAAAAGAACCTGTCTTCCCGAATTTCTTAGCCGTTTTTTCAGACCCTTATCACATTGGATCACGGCCtcttttcctaatatttaatGATCATAATTTTGTTAAAGGTACTATCGCAGTCTCCATTCTTGTAAAGACAAGCTGGACAAGGAGAACACCACGCACTTCgcgttttgataataaatgcaaTGTGTCATGCGCATGAgtgtattttaatttgcatactaTGCTATTTACAGCATCAACTATTGACAGACacactttggaattatttttgttttcttatgccATATCCCATCTCCATTCTGCTCGTCTCTTCCTGTAATACCGTGTCCACACTTTC
The window above is part of the Argiope bruennichi chromosome 7, qqArgBrue1.1, whole genome shotgun sequence genome. Proteins encoded here:
- the LOC129975541 gene encoding loricrin-like, translating into MEPSPVVVLVELLVVVLVVVLVELLVELSGEVTLQVIFVVPGDDLEYMAYIFLCEKFVRRYSVLFKKKRNLFKIVWVLLVVQKIENVTCGFSSGKRKVLKTICSIFLLLTVSNLTAGQFRGRGSASGSGAISGSIAGGGGLGLAGKGGAAGAIGAAGGIECRGPNCGAGAAGGIECRGPNCGAGAGAAGGIECRGPNCGAGAGAAGGIECRGPNCGAGAGAAGGIECRGPNCGAAGGIECRGPNCGAGAGAAGGIECRRPNCGAGAAGGIECRGPNCGEGAGAAGGIECRGPNCGAGAGAAGGIECRGPNCGDGAGAAGGIECRGPNCGAGAGAAGGIECRGPNCGAAGGIECRGPNCGAGAGAAGGIECRGPNCGAGAGAAGGIECRGPNCGYGAGAAGGIECRGPNCGAGAAGGIECRRPNCGAGAAGGIECRGPNCGAGAGASGGIECRGPNCGAADVIECRGPNCGAGAGAMSLNVAVLIVVPVLVLLVALNVAVLIVVCSRWY